A part of Paraliobacillus zengyii genomic DNA contains:
- a CDS encoding PLP-dependent aspartate aminotransferase family protein, with protein MTKEKNTTYDIETLALHGGQAPDPTTGSRAVPIYQTTSYVFHDSEHAERLFSLDEPGNIYSRIGNPTVEVFEKRLALLEDGVAAVATSSGMSAITLSILNVASAGDEIVAAINLYGGTYNLFAITLPRYGINVKFVDPSNPDNFKDAITDKTKAVFGEIIGNPNLHVLDVEKVAEISHEAGVPLIIDNTFATPYVCKPILLGADIVVHSATKWIGGHGTTIGGIIIDGGRFNWNSEKFPTFTEPDPSYNGIRYATDFGTLAFSTKVRVQLLRDFGASLSPYNAFQLIQGLETLHLRVQRHNENAIKLANYLDNHPAVDWVDYPGLESHSSHALAKDILNNGFGSILVFGIKGGRDAGRKLIDNVSLWSHVANVGDAKSLIIHPASTTHQQLSKEKLIETGVKEELVRLSVGLESLDDIIHDLNQALVKATGIGKGETNDIVINDEGIIKWALNSPYERFEIDGVEKTRQKTLAIVGLSGKEARPSYRLARKMQRLGYKIIPVNPRETEILGEKAYPDLKSIPEAIDIVQVFRSPEAAIGVAKEAIEVKPRVFWLQEGVVSPEAAAIASEAGLEVIHNRCTYKEAQRLRGSISTYACEI; from the coding sequence ATGACAAAAGAAAAAAACACAACGTATGACATCGAAACTTTAGCATTACACGGCGGGCAAGCTCCCGATCCAACAACTGGTTCACGTGCAGTACCAATCTATCAAACTACTTCTTATGTATTTCATGACTCTGAACACGCAGAACGATTATTTTCGCTTGATGAACCAGGTAACATTTATTCAAGAATTGGCAATCCCACTGTTGAAGTTTTCGAAAAACGGTTAGCTCTATTAGAAGATGGTGTAGCTGCTGTTGCGACTTCTTCTGGTATGTCTGCCATTACGTTATCTATTTTAAATGTAGCCAGTGCGGGAGATGAAATTGTAGCAGCGATTAACTTATACGGTGGAACATATAATCTTTTTGCTATAACGTTACCTCGATACGGAATCAATGTAAAATTTGTTGATCCAAGTAATCCAGATAATTTTAAAGATGCAATTACTGATAAAACAAAAGCAGTTTTCGGTGAAATTATCGGTAACCCTAACTTACATGTTTTGGATGTAGAGAAAGTAGCTGAAATCTCACATGAGGCTGGTGTACCATTAATTATCGATAATACCTTTGCCACGCCGTATGTGTGTAAACCTATTTTACTCGGTGCCGATATTGTCGTACACTCTGCTACCAAATGGATAGGCGGACATGGTACTACAATCGGTGGAATTATCATTGATGGTGGTCGATTTAACTGGAATTCAGAAAAATTCCCAACTTTCACAGAGCCTGATCCAAGCTATAACGGTATTCGCTATGCAACAGATTTCGGCACTTTAGCATTTAGTACGAAAGTCCGTGTGCAATTGTTACGTGATTTTGGTGCATCATTGAGTCCATATAATGCTTTCCAACTTATCCAAGGATTAGAAACTTTACATCTACGTGTACAGCGCCATAATGAAAATGCAATTAAACTAGCCAACTATTTAGATAACCATCCAGCAGTTGATTGGGTTGATTATCCTGGGCTTGAAAGTCACAGTTCACATGCCTTAGCAAAGGATATTCTAAATAATGGTTTTGGTTCCATTCTCGTATTTGGTATTAAAGGTGGCCGAGATGCAGGAAGAAAATTGATTGATAATGTCTCGCTCTGGTCACACGTAGCCAATGTTGGAGATGCTAAATCATTAATAATTCACCCAGCTTCGACAACACATCAACAATTATCAAAAGAGAAGTTAATTGAAACTGGTGTTAAAGAAGAATTGGTAAGATTATCTGTAGGTCTTGAATCGCTTGATGATATTATCCATGATCTAAATCAAGCATTAGTTAAGGCAACAGGTATTGGCAAAGGCGAAACAAATGACATTGTCATCAACGATGAAGGAATCATTAAATGGGCGTTAAACTCCCCTTACGAACGATTTGAAATAGATGGCGTTGAAAAAACAAGACAAAAGACGTTAGCCATTGTTGGATTAAGCGGTAAAGAAGCAAGACCAAGTTACCGTCTAGCAAGAAAAATGCAACGTCTCGGTTATAAAATCATTCCAGTTAACCCACGTGAAACAGAAATATTGGGTGAAAAAGCTTATCCAGATTTAAAGAGTATCCCTGAAGCGATTGACATTGTTCAAGTATTCAGAAGTCCAGAAGCAGCAATTGGCGTTGCAAAAGAAGCAATTGAAGTCAAACCAAGAGTCTTCTGGTTGCAAGAAGGTGTGGTCTCACCAGAAGCTGCTGCAATTGCCAGCGAAGCAGGATTAGAAGTAATCCATAACAGATGTACGTATAAAGAGGCACAACGTTTACGCGGGTCAATTTCAACATATGCATGTGAAATTTAA
- a CDS encoding aliphatic sulfonate ABC transporter substrate-binding protein: MKKIALIDVRSFLAIILVGVVLVIAVGCSSDTSGEETGPEEIRLDYAYYSPTSLVLKKFGWAEEEFEEEGIEIEWALSQGSNKALEFLNSDSVDFGSTAGAAALISKSNGSPIQNVYIYSKPEWTALVTNPDSDIESVADLTGKKVAATIGTDPYIFLLRALAAENIDPDEVEIVNLQHGDGASSLVSGQVDAWAGLDPHMARLEIEADAELFYRNADFNTYGFLNVRNEFAENYPDYVNRVIKVYEKARNWILENPEEAAELLAEEADIDVEVAKIQLERNDFSNPIPGDVHIEALIESGGILQDGEVIDADANIEELTNELINPAFAEETVE; this comes from the coding sequence TTGAAAAAAATAGCATTGATTGATGTTAGAAGCTTTCTTGCAATTATTCTTGTAGGTGTTGTATTGGTAATAGCTGTAGGTTGTTCATCTGATACAAGTGGAGAAGAAACAGGTCCAGAAGAAATCCGTTTAGATTACGCATACTACTCTCCAACTAGTTTAGTTTTAAAGAAATTCGGTTGGGCTGAGGAAGAATTTGAAGAAGAAGGTATTGAGATTGAATGGGCATTAAGTCAAGGAAGTAATAAAGCTTTAGAATTCTTGAATAGTGATAGTGTCGACTTCGGTTCTACAGCTGGAGCGGCAGCTTTAATATCTAAATCAAATGGTTCACCAATTCAAAATGTTTATATCTATTCAAAACCTGAATGGACAGCACTCGTAACGAATCCCGATTCTGACATTGAGTCAGTAGCTGACTTAACCGGTAAAAAGGTTGCAGCAACAATCGGAACAGATCCGTATATTTTCCTACTACGTGCATTGGCAGCTGAAAATATCGATCCTGATGAAGTAGAAATTGTTAACTTACAACATGGCGACGGTGCATCCTCACTTGTTTCTGGGCAAGTTGACGCATGGGCAGGACTTGATCCTCATATGGCACGACTGGAAATTGAAGCAGACGCTGAATTGTTCTACCGTAATGCTGATTTTAATACGTATGGATTCTTAAACGTAAGAAATGAATTCGCTGAAAATTATCCTGATTACGTAAATCGTGTGATTAAAGTATACGAAAAAGCTAGAAATTGGATCCTTGAAAACCCTGAGGAAGCCGCTGAATTATTAGCTGAAGAAGCAGATATTGATGTAGAAGTTGCAAAAATCCAATTAGAAAGAAATGATTTTTCTAATCCAATTCCTGGTGATGTTCATATCGAAGCATTAATTGAATCTGGAGGCATTTTGCAAGATGGGGAAGTTATTGATGCAGATGCTAATATCGAGGAACTTACGAATGAATTAATTAACCCCGCTTTTGCAGAAGAAACAGTTGAATAA
- a CDS encoding ABC transporter permease, with translation MSKNEADVSSAYVTSQVKKDKLKKARNKRSQTIILGSILPVILLIFWELLSKAGVFPSYQLPAPSIIFLTILEMGQTGELWGHIGITVYRVFAGFVIGTLVAILLGSLVGFYQKAEQLFDPIIQAFRSIPSLAWVPLFILWMGIGETSKITMIAVGVFFPVYLNLVSGILGVDRKLIEVGKMYKLTPFQQVHRIILPASLPSFLIGLRSGLGLGWMFVVAAELMGASQGLGYLLVLGQNTLSPETIISSIILFAIIGKLSDWLLKILEERSLHWQDRFVKT, from the coding sequence ATGTCTAAAAATGAAGCTGATGTTTCAAGTGCATATGTTACGAGTCAAGTGAAAAAGGATAAACTTAAAAAAGCTAGAAATAAACGTTCACAAACTATTATTTTAGGCAGTATATTACCAGTTATATTGCTTATCTTCTGGGAGCTTCTAAGTAAAGCGGGGGTCTTCCCCTCCTACCAACTCCCGGCTCCTTCAATAATATTCTTAACCATTCTGGAAATGGGCCAGACTGGCGAATTATGGGGGCATATTGGCATTACCGTTTATCGTGTCTTTGCTGGTTTTGTAATTGGAACACTTGTAGCCATACTATTAGGTTCTCTTGTTGGTTTCTATCAAAAAGCGGAACAATTATTTGATCCAATTATACAAGCCTTTCGTTCGATTCCATCACTAGCATGGGTACCCTTATTTATCTTATGGATGGGTATCGGGGAAACATCTAAAATCACGATGATTGCAGTCGGGGTATTTTTCCCCGTTTATCTAAATCTTGTTAGCGGTATTTTAGGTGTAGATCGGAAATTAATTGAAGTTGGAAAAATGTATAAATTAACGCCTTTTCAGCAAGTACATCGCATTATATTACCAGCATCCTTACCTTCTTTTTTAATTGGCTTACGCAGTGGACTAGGACTTGGTTGGATGTTCGTTGTTGCAGCAGAATTAATGGGGGCAAGTCAAGGTCTAGGATATTTACTTGTATTAGGACAAAATACACTATCACCAGAAACGATTATCTCCAGTATTATTCTCTTTGCAATTATTGGTAAATTATCAGACTGGTTGCTAAAGATTTTAGAAGAACGCTCACTACACTGGCAAGATCGATTCGTAAAAACATAA
- a CDS encoding ABC transporter ATP-binding protein, with the protein MSLALRNVSRTFAGNTAVRNVNLSVQPGEIIGLLGTSGCGKSTILRAISGLDDGYEGEIEINGSTSKGVHDTTGFIFQEPRLLPWLTVLDNVTFGLKGDKATREKRAKEYIANVGLVGNENLYPRQLSGGMAQRVAIARALVTSPEILLLDEPFSALDAFTKMQLQDLLLDIWKAYQSTIVLVTHDIDEATYLCDRILILRGQPGEVDREITLTEQRPRNRGSQELAKCKSDILQSLDLNRTN; encoded by the coding sequence ATGAGCTTAGCATTACGTAACGTTAGCAGAACCTTTGCCGGAAACACAGCCGTCCGAAATGTTAATTTATCTGTTCAACCTGGAGAGATAATTGGCTTACTAGGTACAAGTGGTTGTGGAAAAAGCACGATATTACGTGCAATATCTGGTTTGGATGATGGTTACGAAGGGGAAATCGAAATTAACGGAAGTACCTCTAAAGGTGTACATGATACCACAGGATTTATCTTTCAAGAACCACGCCTATTACCCTGGCTGACCGTATTAGACAATGTCACTTTTGGCCTAAAAGGTGATAAAGCAACTAGAGAGAAACGTGCGAAAGAATATATTGCGAACGTTGGGCTTGTTGGTAATGAAAATCTATACCCTCGTCAATTGTCAGGAGGAATGGCTCAACGCGTAGCAATTGCACGTGCACTCGTAACATCACCAGAAATTCTTTTATTAGATGAACCTTTTAGCGCGTTAGATGCATTTACGAAAATGCAACTACAGGACCTACTTCTGGATATATGGAAAGCATATCAATCAACTATTGTACTCGTAACGCATGATATAGATGAAGCTACTTATTTATGTGATCGAATCCTTATCCTTCGTGGTCAACCTGGCGAAGTTGATCGTGAAATAACCTTAACCGAACAAAGACCAAGAAATAGAGGAAGTCAGGAACTCGCAAAATGCAAATCTGATATATTACAAAGTTTAGACCTTAATCGAACAAATTAG
- the acsA gene encoding acetate--CoA ligase, whose translation MAIELTPVNGVYNLSNYQKTKDTFDWDQAKEALYYGKTGKMNAAYETIDRHVADGYGDKIALHYVDQEESYSLTFQQVKEKTDHYARILKENGVRKGDRVFIFLPKNPACYISILAVIKIGAIAGPLFEGFMDEAIQDRINDCQGNLLITDKNLGKRVQKKLIPSLKEILYTEDIESKTYVTENNTSLIEWVDPEDGLLIHYTSGSTGKPKGVLHAHRSIIHHYQTGKWVLDIQENDVYWCTSHPGWVTGSVYGLFAPWLNRATIVIQGGRFKAEDWYQLIETLHVTTWYSAPTAFRMLMSQGDLHKNYDLSSLRHVLSVGEPLNPEVISWAWNTLNLRIHDTWWMTETGGHLIVNLPSETIKAGSMGRAFPGIHVGILDEEGKEVPNGEVGQLAVKTPWPGLMKEIWGNHDKYNSYFQYKGWYISGDLAIQDSEGYVFFQGRNDDMINSAGERIGPFEVESTLIEHPAVAEAGVIGKPDALRGEIVKAFITLRTGYTSSTELIEEIRLFVRNKLAAHSAPREIEVVDELPKTKISGKILRRELKQQEIEKSSVK comes from the coding sequence ATGGCTATTGAACTGACTCCTGTAAATGGAGTATATAATCTATCAAATTATCAAAAAACGAAAGATACATTCGACTGGGATCAAGCTAAAGAAGCTTTATATTATGGTAAGACAGGGAAAATGAATGCAGCTTACGAAACAATTGATCGGCACGTCGCCGATGGTTATGGTGATAAAATCGCGCTACATTATGTTGATCAAGAGGAAAGCTATTCACTTACTTTCCAACAGGTAAAAGAAAAAACAGATCATTACGCTAGAATTTTAAAAGAAAATGGCGTAAGAAAAGGCGATCGTGTTTTTATCTTTTTACCAAAAAATCCTGCATGCTATATCTCTATCTTAGCAGTAATTAAAATAGGTGCAATTGCTGGTCCGTTGTTTGAAGGTTTTATGGATGAAGCAATACAAGATCGTATCAATGATTGCCAAGGGAATTTATTAATTACTGATAAAAATCTCGGGAAACGTGTACAGAAAAAACTAATTCCCTCATTAAAAGAAATTTTATATACAGAAGATATTGAATCGAAAACATATGTTACAGAAAATAATACATCCTTGATTGAATGGGTAGATCCCGAAGATGGTTTGCTTATTCATTATACGAGTGGTTCAACCGGCAAACCAAAAGGTGTACTTCATGCCCACCGATCGATCATTCATCACTACCAAACAGGAAAATGGGTGCTGGACATACAAGAAAACGATGTATATTGGTGTACATCACATCCTGGTTGGGTTACCGGAAGTGTTTACGGTCTGTTCGCTCCATGGCTTAACAGAGCAACAATCGTAATACAAGGTGGACGTTTTAAAGCTGAAGATTGGTACCAATTGATTGAAACGTTACATGTTACAACATGGTATAGTGCACCAACAGCTTTCCGCATGTTAATGTCTCAGGGAGATCTTCATAAAAACTATGATCTATCATCCCTTCGTCACGTGCTAAGTGTTGGAGAACCACTAAATCCAGAAGTAATTAGCTGGGCATGGAATACTTTGAACTTACGCATTCACGACACATGGTGGATGACCGAAACAGGTGGACATCTAATTGTGAACTTACCTTCGGAAACAATTAAAGCTGGATCCATGGGTAGGGCATTTCCAGGAATTCATGTTGGCATTTTGGATGAAGAAGGTAAAGAAGTCCCAAACGGTGAAGTAGGACAGTTAGCTGTGAAGACGCCATGGCCTGGATTAATGAAAGAAATTTGGGGGAACCACGACAAATACAACTCTTACTTCCAATATAAAGGTTGGTATATTTCAGGTGATCTAGCTATTCAAGATTCGGAAGGATACGTCTTTTTCCAAGGCCGAAATGATGATATGATCAACTCCGCTGGCGAAAGAATTGGACCTTTTGAAGTTGAGAGTACATTGATTGAACACCCTGCAGTTGCAGAAGCTGGCGTAATTGGTAAACCTGATGCATTACGCGGTGAAATTGTGAAAGCATTTATTACATTGCGAACTGGATACACTAGTTCAACTGAATTAATTGAAGAAATCCGTCTTTTCGTTCGAAATAAATTGGCAGCTCACTCTGCCCCAAGAGAAATTGAAGTAGTGGACGAATTACCTAAAACAAAAATCAGTGGTAAGATTTTGCGTAGAGAACTAAAACAGCAAGAAATAGAAAAAAGCTCAGTAAAGTAA
- a CDS encoding TIGR00730 family Rossman fold protein codes for MKTVAVYCGSSKGNNLIYMEQARKLGEILVANGIDLIYGGATVGCMGAVADGVLEAGGEVIGVIPKKLADVEIAHQNLTEIHVVETMHERKALMAELADGFIALPGGSGTLEEWFEVFTWAQLDYHHKPCALLNINHYYDPIVALFDHMIAEGFVKKEYKELIILEENVDTLLSRMTDYQPRYINKW; via the coding sequence ATGAAAACAGTGGCAGTATATTGTGGTTCTAGTAAAGGGAATAACCTGATCTATATGGAACAAGCAAGAAAGTTAGGTGAAATTCTAGTAGCAAATGGAATAGATCTCATTTATGGTGGAGCAACGGTAGGGTGTATGGGTGCTGTGGCAGATGGTGTTCTAGAGGCAGGAGGAGAAGTAATTGGTGTGATTCCTAAAAAGTTAGCTGACGTTGAAATCGCTCATCAGAACTTAACCGAAATACATGTAGTAGAAACGATGCATGAAAGGAAAGCGTTAATGGCTGAATTAGCGGATGGTTTTATAGCATTGCCTGGAGGTTCTGGGACATTAGAAGAGTGGTTTGAGGTATTCACTTGGGCTCAACTTGACTACCATCACAAGCCGTGTGCACTTTTAAATATAAATCATTATTATGATCCAATCGTAGCGCTTTTTGACCACATGATAGCTGAAGGCTTTGTCAAAAAAGAATATAAAGAGCTAATTATTTTAGAGGAAAACGTTGATACTTTACTAAGTAGGATGACGGACTATCAACCGCGCTATATAAATAAATGGTAA
- a CDS encoding helix-turn-helix transcriptional regulator: MKVINHIQEVRKSRQITQVKMAEDLQITRQTINAIEKNKYNPSLELALKLASYFDIPFETLFYLEKGETKK; this comes from the coding sequence GTGAAGGTTATCAACCACATTCAGGAAGTACGTAAAAGCAGACAGATTACACAAGTGAAAATGGCAGAAGACTTACAAATCACGCGTCAAACTATTAATGCAATTGAAAAAAATAAATATAATCCTAGTTTAGAACTTGCTTTAAAATTAGCTAGCTATTTTGATATACCATTTGAAACTTTATTCTATTTAGAGAAAGGAGAAACCAAAAAGTGA
- a CDS encoding permease encodes MNGWTDFIITFVTLFLELAVLFIFISFLISLLQQNISEDKIKRMLDRPNKFISYLYGVGLGAISPFCSCSTIPILAGLLSSGAPFGPTMTFLIASPLLNPVIIILIGTLMGWNAALFYTVIVAIFAILIGVVWMTLGLADFVKEVRVRKSKTETEHNTEQPKWRVALQDAWGFFYPVLPFLVIGVLIGSFIHGFLPEEIIVRFAGGDQPWAIPVASIIGIPMYIRAEAILPIADALVSKGMGIGSIIALVIGGAGASIPEVVLLSKLFKRRLVIAFLISILSVAIIAGFIAQSIL; translated from the coding sequence ATGAATGGATGGACAGATTTTATAATAACGTTTGTTACGCTTTTTCTGGAATTAGCAGTTTTATTTATTTTTATTAGCTTTTTAATTAGTTTGTTACAGCAAAATATATCAGAAGATAAGATAAAACGGATGTTAGATCGACCCAATAAATTTATCAGCTATTTATATGGTGTTGGTCTAGGAGCAATAAGCCCTTTTTGTTCATGTTCGACCATACCTATATTAGCAGGATTATTATCGTCTGGCGCTCCTTTTGGCCCAACAATGACTTTCTTAATTGCATCGCCATTATTAAACCCAGTCATTATCATCCTGATCGGGACATTGATGGGCTGGAATGCAGCATTATTTTATACGGTAATTGTAGCGATATTTGCAATTTTAATTGGAGTTGTTTGGATGACATTAGGTTTAGCAGATTTTGTGAAAGAAGTTCGTGTACGAAAGAGTAAAACAGAAACAGAACACAACACAGAACAACCAAAATGGAGAGTAGCGTTGCAAGATGCTTGGGGATTCTTTTATCCTGTTTTACCATTTTTAGTAATTGGCGTTCTGATTGGCTCTTTCATTCATGGCTTTCTACCAGAAGAAATAATTGTACGTTTTGCGGGTGGAGATCAGCCTTGGGCAATTCCGGTCGCCTCTATTATTGGTATTCCAATGTATATTCGTGCGGAGGCTATTCTACCAATTGCGGACGCGCTGGTATCAAAGGGAATGGGGATCGGCTCGATAATTGCGCTTGTAATTGGTGGTGCAGGAGCAAGTATTCCTGAAGTGGTATTGCTTAGTAAGTTATTTAAACGAAGATTAGTTATTGCATTTTTGATCTCAATTTTATCAGTGGCAATCATAGCTGGTTTTATTGCACAATCGATACTTTAA
- a CDS encoding ArsR/SmtB family transcription factor, giving the protein MQTKQINNKVQFETYELKFKALADQLRLQVMYELNQHGQLCVCDLTEKVNLPQSKLSYHLKILLDANLIEREKIGTWNYYRLNDKEVKGLLSEELCCIFYPSKK; this is encoded by the coding sequence TTGCAGACAAAACAGATAAATAATAAAGTTCAATTCGAAACGTATGAATTAAAGTTTAAGGCATTAGCAGATCAGTTACGGTTACAAGTTATGTATGAACTTAATCAGCATGGACAGCTATGTGTTTGTGATTTAACGGAAAAGGTAAATTTACCACAATCTAAATTATCATATCATCTAAAAATTTTGTTGGACGCGAATCTAATAGAACGAGAAAAGATTGGTACATGGAATTATTATCGTTTAAATGATAAAGAAGTCAAAGGTCTATTGTCCGAAGAACTATGTTGCATATTTTATCCGAGTAAAAAATAA
- a CDS encoding 6-phospho-beta-glucosidase: MTNKTNFPKDFLWGGAIAANQVEGAYLEGGKGLTTVDLLPTGKERFRIMLGNIDSFEPKEGVYYPSHEAIDFYHKYKEDIALFAEMGFKSLRLSIAWSRIFPTGEEEVPNEAGLKFYDDVFDELLKYNIEPVVTTCHFDVPVHLVEKYGSWKSRKMIELYEKYTKTIFKRYQDKVKYWMTFNEINMLLHLPYMGAGIVIKEGEDKNQVLYQAAHHQLVASALAVKACHEIIPDAKIGCMLAAGMTYAYSSNPDDVWKAMDKDRESFFFIDVQSRGEYPGYAKRFFEDQNLDIKMEDGDEEILRNNTVDYIGFSYYASRCTSVDPEVLKDQTAGNVFESVANPYLKTSEWGWTIDPKGLRITANQLHDRYQKPLFIVENGLGAVDVPEEDGSINDDYRIDYLQQHFVEMSEAIKDGVEILGYTSWGPIDIVSASTGEMKKRYGYIYVDRDNEGNGTLDRKKKKSFDWYKQVIKTNGSNL, encoded by the coding sequence ATGACAAATAAAACAAACTTTCCGAAAGATTTTTTATGGGGTGGTGCAATTGCCGCTAACCAAGTAGAAGGCGCATATTTAGAAGGTGGAAAAGGGTTAACTACAGTGGACCTTTTGCCAACTGGAAAGGAACGTTTTCGTATTATGTTAGGCAATATAGATTCTTTCGAGCCAAAGGAAGGCGTCTATTATCCATCTCATGAGGCAATTGATTTTTATCATAAATATAAAGAAGATATCGCATTATTTGCTGAGATGGGATTTAAAAGCTTACGTTTATCAATAGCTTGGTCAAGAATCTTTCCAACTGGAGAAGAAGAAGTTCCAAATGAAGCAGGATTAAAATTTTATGACGATGTGTTTGATGAATTGTTGAAATATAATATTGAACCAGTTGTCACAACGTGCCATTTTGATGTACCTGTACATTTAGTTGAGAAGTATGGTAGTTGGAAAAGCAGAAAAATGATTGAACTTTATGAAAAATATACAAAAACAATTTTCAAACGTTATCAAGATAAAGTGAAATATTGGATGACATTTAATGAAATCAATATGCTACTACACCTTCCTTATATGGGAGCGGGTATTGTTATAAAAGAAGGTGAAGATAAAAATCAAGTGCTTTATCAAGCAGCGCATCACCAATTAGTGGCAAGTGCTTTAGCGGTTAAAGCATGTCATGAGATAATCCCTGATGCCAAAATTGGTTGTATGCTTGCAGCTGGAATGACTTATGCTTATTCATCAAATCCTGACGATGTTTGGAAAGCAATGGATAAGGATAGGGAGTCATTCTTCTTTATTGATGTACAGTCTAGAGGAGAGTATCCAGGATATGCAAAGCGTTTCTTTGAAGATCAGAACCTTGATATTAAGATGGAGGATGGTGACGAAGAAATTTTACGTAATAATACAGTAGATTATATCGGATTTAGCTATTATGCTAGCCGCTGTACCAGTGTTGATCCAGAAGTATTAAAAGATCAAACGGCAGGGAATGTTTTTGAATCTGTAGCAAATCCATATTTAAAAACATCTGAGTGGGGATGGACAATTGATCCTAAAGGTTTACGTATTACAGCAAACCAGTTACATGATCGTTACCAAAAACCATTATTCATTGTGGAAAACGGTTTAGGTGCAGTGGATGTGCCAGAAGAAGATGGTAGTATAAATGATGACTATCGTATTGATTACTTACAGCAACACTTTGTTGAAATGTCTGAGGCAATTAAAGATGGTGTTGAAATTCTTGGTTATACAAGTTGGGGACCAATTGATATTGTAAGTGCTAGTACTGGCGAGATGAAGAAACGTTATGGTTATATTTATGTTGATAGAGATAACGAAGGAAATGGTACCTTGGATAGAAAGAAAAAGAAAAGTTTTGATTGGTACAAGCAAGTAATTAAAACAAATGGATCGAATTTATAA